ATTTTTTGGAAGAAAATTTAACTACTATGGTTGCTAATGCTCCATCACCAGTAACACCATGAGCTGAAATCATCGTTATTCCTAACATAAACATAAAAGGAATAGATGCAGTCTTTTGGCAGGGGCATACGGGATTCATTTTGGAGCGGATGGGCTCTCTTTAGGGGCATATAGCATCTGTTTAGGTGCACTTGTATTTGGTAGGGGCATACAGGATTCCTTTTGGAGCAGATGGACTCTCTTTAGGGGCATATAGCATCTGTTTAGGTGCACTTGCATTTGTGTAGGGGCATACGGGATTCATTTTGGAGCAGATGGACTCTCTTTAGGGGCATATAGCTTCTTTTTAGGTGCACTTGCATTTGTGTAGGGGCATACAGGATTCCTTTTGGAGCAGATGGACTCTCTTTAGGAGCATATAGCATCTGTTTAGGTGCACTTGCATTTGGTAGGGGCATACGGGATTCATTTTGGAGCAGATGGACTCTCTTTAGGGGCATATAGCTTCTTTTTAGGTGCACTTGCATTTGTGTAGGTGTTGTGTAAAATCAGTTATCCACAGTTAATTTATTTTCCATATAAAAGCCCTTCATTTAGTGGATGAAAGGCTTTTTCATTTTATAAATAGTACATTTGTTATTGCCGTGTTTTATTAGATCAGAGTTGGAAAGAATATGTTTGGCTTCATACCTATTGTTTAAAAGTAGAAATTCTCTACATTCTTTATTGGTGATAGAATCTTTATACAACCAAAAATAGGTAGTTAGTGCATTCTTATATGCAAAGAGATCGTTAGTCTTGCAAGCCGGACAATGCCATGTGCGTTTGCGTTTATTCATACCGATAAAACCGCATTTACTACATTCAACACCTTTTCTAAGTTCTTCTGGTTGTATGGAATAATGTTTTGTTAGTGGGAATTTAGCAAATGGGGTATTTTTCATTAGAAGAACATCTTTCATTTTTTCAATTTCTTCCATTGTAATTGTGGGTTTTTGTTTTTGAAATTGTCGAAGGTATGGCCTGACTTCGTTCTTATTAAGTATTATTGCTTTGTCAGTAGAAGATTTCACAAAACTATTTCGGGATGCGAATACAACAGCACCGAAGATTGGAACTAAAATATTATGGTCCATGAAAAATTGTGAAAGTTGGTATTTGTATTCGTTTAGTTGGTGAGCGGGGCAAGGGTATTTTTTTATTTCCCCTGTTTCTTTTCGTTGGATGAGCTGAGATGGATTCTCTTGGAACTCTAACTCGCCAATAATATTTTTGACTTCTAAAATAACTGCACCAAAGGGAGTGATTAGTAAAAAATCCAGTTCGAACGCATTCTCCGCATACAGTAACAATTTGTGAAACACATAATATTTAAACGGCAGTTGCATTTTTTCCAGTTCTTTATATACAATTTCTTCCCCAAAATCACCTCCTTTTGTTGCACCAATTTCGTTCAGAATCTTTACATATAGTCGATGCTCTGGAGGTAATCGTTTTAATAGTTTTTCCATTGCTTCCATATGAATAGAATTTGTATAAATTTTAGCAATCAATTCTTCACCACCTCCAAATCAGAATAGCATGAATAATTTATTAAATCTATTAATATATGGTTTTTCACCAAAATAAAAGAAGTAGGCACGATTTCCATGCCTACTTCTGCTTGATTATTTCACCGGAACGACTGCTCCATTCCATTTCTCAAGGATGAAATCTTGAATCTCTTTTGATTTCAAAGCTTCTACAAGTTTCTTAATTGCTGGTTTATTTTCATCGCCTTTACGAACTGCGATAATATTAACATATGGAGATTCTTTATCTTCTAACGCGATTGAATCTTTAATTGGGTTTAGTCCAGCATCAATTGCATAGTTAGAGTTGATAAGAACTGCGTCGCCTTCACCGTTTTCATAAAGCTGAACTAAAAGGGCTGCTTCATAATTTGCGTCAAACTTTAAATTTTTAGGATTTTCAACAACGTCTTTAACTTCCGCTGTCGTTTTATCAATACCATCTTTAAGTTTAATCAAACCTTTTGCTTCTAATAAAGATAAAATACGACCGTGGTCCGCAACAGAGTTACTCATAATAATAGTAGCGCCTTCAGGTAACTCTTCTAGTGATTTATATTTTTTTGAGTAAACACCGATTGGTTCAATATGAATGCCACCTGCGTTAACAAAATCATAGCCATTGTCTTTAATTTGAGACTCTAAATAAGGAATGTGTTGGAAGTAATTAGCATCCAATTCTTTCGATTCTAGATCTTTGTTTGGTAAGATATAGTCTTGGTATGTTTCAATTTTAAGGTCAATACCTTCCTTCGCTAGTATTGGTTTTACTTGCTCTAGAATTTCTGCATGAGGAACATTAGAAGCTCCTACTACTAATTTAGTATTTTCTTCCGCGCCATTACTACTATCTTTTGTACCACAAGCAGCTAAAGCTAATAAACTTACTGCTAATAATGCTCCTACTAATAACTTTTTCATTTCATATTCTCCCCTTTTTATCTTTTTAATGTATCTGATCGAGTAAACTCGTTAACACCAATTATCTTTTATCAATTCTAGACGTAATGAAATCGCCAATCCATTGAATAATAAATACCACAATCAAAATAAGAATGGTTGCAACTAGGGTAACATCCCCTCTAGTGCGTTGAAATCCATCTAAAAACGCTAGGGTACCAAGACCACCAGCACCTATAATGCCCGCCATCGCTGTATACCCTACTAACGAAATACAGGTAACGGTAATACCAGAAACTAAAGATGGCAACGATTCTGGCAATAAAACCTTCCATATAATAGTAGAAGTTTTTGCCCCCATCGATTTGGCTGCTTCTAAAACACCTTTGTCAATCTCTCGAAGTCCAATTAATACCATTCGTGCATAAAACGGTGCTGCTCCTATAACAAGCGCTGGAAATGCAGCATTGGGACCACGTATTGTACCGACCATAAATTTTGTTAAAGGAATCAGTAAAATAATTAAAATAATAAATGGAATGGAGCGGAATATATTCACAACTGATCCTGTAAGCCAGTTAGCCAACTTATTGGACCATGCTTGATGTGGACTAGTTAAAAATAAAATAAGACCGAGTGCCAACCCAATAACAAATGTTAGTAAAGTTGATATAGCTGTCATATAAAGTGTTTCTAGTGCAGCATCCCACATCTTTGGCCAATCAACATTAGGAAAAAGCGTATTAATCATTGTTGATCACCTCTGTATTTACTTTTTGTTCGTGTATGAATCGAATTCCTTCATCAATCGCTTTAGCATCACCGTCTAATTGAAGAATTAGTGTTCCATATGCTCCGCTTTTCGTATGCGATATATTACCTTGCACAATATTTACTTCAAGATCGAATTGCTTTATTAATCTGGAGAGGATTGGTTGCTCTGTTTGATCTCCAACAAAAACAAGTTTTATCAACTTCCCATTTGGATATAACTCTCCCAAGTTTTGTATCGTCTGTTTCGCTTGGTTCGTTTCGGAGACCTGTGAAACAAATCGCTTAGTGATGGCTTGCTGAGGATTTTGGAAAACTTCTAAAACATCTCCCTCTTCTACGACAAGACCATTTTCCATTACCGCTACCCTGTTACAAATTTTTTGAATGACTTGCATTTCATGAGTAATCAAGACGATTGTTAACCCCAATTTTTCATTAATACTTACCAATAAATCTAAAATCGAATCAGTCGTTTCCGGATCAAGTGCAGATGTTGCTTCATCGCAAAGCAGCACTTCTGGACGATTTGCCAATGCTCTAGCAATACCAACTCGTTGCTTCTGACCACCTGATAATTGAGATGGATAATAGTCTCCTCGCCCATCCAAACCAACTAGTTCAAGTAGTTCCTTCACCCGGGCAAACCGTTCTACTTTAGATATCCCTGCTATTTCAAGCGGGAAGGAAATATTTTCTGCAACCGTTCTTGACCATAAAAGATTAAAATGTTGGAAGATCATACTTACTTTTTGCCTTACTTGACGTAGCTTCTCTTCATTTATGGAAGTAATTTCTTTATTATTTACGATTATTTGTCCAGAAGTCGGCTTTTCTAATCCATTCAATAATCGGATCATTGTACTTTTACCAGCGCCACTATACCCTATAATCCCGAATATTTCACCTTTTTTTATGTCCAGATTTACATCATCCACGGCGACAATTGTTCCTTGTTTCGTACTAAACTTTTTCGAAACATTTTTTAAGCTAATCATGCAAATCCTCCTTTTCTAATAAAAAAACCCCTTCTGCAAAAGAGCAGAAGGGGTGTACGTTATCATAAAAAATAACAGTCATCCATTCTCTCATTTCCCAAAGCAATTGCTTTGCGTGACTTGGCACCATTTCATTTTCATGACGGTTGCCGGGCTTCATAGGGCACTTCCCTCCACCTCTCTTAATAAGAGCGACACTATTTAATTATTGTTCTTAGTAAATCGTATTCTATCACGGCACTCATTCCTCGTCAACACTTTTTATTTTTTCAAATAAATAAGGTACTGACTGAAATGCGTATATCTTATCATGAACTTTACCATTCTTAGTGATTAATAAACATGGAACACTCTCAATCTCATAATCAATTGCAAGATTTCCTAAAAAGTTTATATTCCCTTGACCAATTGGATACTGCACCAATTCCTTTATAACGAGCATCATCTTAGAAGCTACTTGGCAAGTGCCACACATTGGCGTGTATATATATAAAAGAGAAAGGCCAGGGGTATTTTTAGCTTGCTCCCATTCTACTCGCGTCCATTCATTCACATGCATCATCCTAGATTAAAAATTCTTTTTTCACTTTAATATTAACACGTTGCAAGATAGAAGCCAAAACTTTGAGCGGGGTTTTTTCTACTTCACCATACATTGGATTAATATATAAATGAATGGCTTCTGGAAATTCTTTTCTTACTACGGAGCGAATTTGTTCACCTGATTTATCCGCATCCAAAAATGCATAAATCGGTACATCCTCAAACGGACTTAACAGCTCTTCTAGTTTCACATTTGATATAGTACCATTTGTACAAATAATTTCAGGGGCTTCCGCAAGAACAGTTAAAAGTCTTAGCTTATCTGATCTTCCTTCAACAAGAATTACTATATCAATGAACTCCATTAGCTCCCACCCTATTCCATACTCTCCATTAGTATATGAAAAAGTGCCGCATTATATCAACTCGATTGCCTCAAACTATTATATTTTCCATTAGCACCACCGATGTCCATAAACCCATAAAATATTGCTATACGCCCATAAACGGATGGCATATGCCCATACCAATTCCATCCAACCCTAAAGCAATGCTATATGCCCGTAAAGCGAAGCTATCCGCCCGTAAACGGATGGCATAAGCCCATACCAATTCCATAAACCCATAAAGCAGCGCTATATGCCCGTAAAGTGAAGCTATCCGCCCGTAAACGGATGGCATAAGCCCATACCAATTCCATCCAACCCTAAAGCAGCGCTATATGCCCGTAAAGTGAAGCTATCCGCCCATAAACGGATGGCATATGCCCATACCAAAACCATCCAACCCTAAAGCAGCGCTATATGCCCGTAAAGTGAAGCTATCCGCCCGTAAACGGATGGCATAAGCCCATACCAATTCCATCCACCCATAAAGCAGCGCTATATTCCCGTAAAGCGAGGCTATCCGCCCATAAACAGATGGCATAAGCCCATACCAATTCCATAAACCCATAAAGCAGCGCTATATTCCCGTAAAGCGAGGCTATCCACCCGTAAACGGATGGCATAAGCCCATACCAATTCCATCCACCCCTAAAGCAATGCTATATTCCCGTAAAGCGAGGCTATCCACCCGTAAAAGGATGTCTTGTGCCCATACCAATTCCATAAACCCATAAAGTAGTGCTATATGCCCGTAAAGTGAAGCTATCCGCCCGTAAACGGATGGCATAAGCCCATACCAATTCCATAAACCCATAAAGCAGCGCTATATTCCCGTAAAGCGAGGCTATCCACCCTTTAAAGGATGTCATGTGCCCAGACCAATTCCATCCACCCCTAAAGCAATGCTATATTCCCGTAAAGCGAGGCTATCCACCCGTTAAAGGATGTCATGTGCCCAGACCATTTCCATAACCCCGTAAAGCGAAGCTATCCGCCCATAAACGGATGGCATAAGCCCATACCAAGTCCATCCACCCCTAAAGTAGTGCTATATGCCCGTTAATCTTTGCTATAAAACTCCTTTGATTTCTATAAGCCCATAAACCGTCGTTAAAACCAAAAAAATAGACATCCAATTGACTATCAATTGGATGTCTATTATTTGATCAAGTAATTCCGAATGGATCGGCGATTACTTTATTATTCTTGAATCAATTCGTCATATTGTTCTGCGGATAATAGTTCATCCATTTCTGATAAATTAGAAGGTTCTACAACGATCATCCATGCATTTTCATACGGAGATTCGTTTACAAATTCAGGGCTATCTTCTAACTCTGAGTTCACTTCTACTACCTTACCACTAATAGGTGCGTAAAGTTCTGATACAGTTTTTACTGATTCTACACTACCAAATGGGTCTCCGGATTTAATATCGTCTCCAACTTGTGGAAGCTCTACAAATACGATATCCCCTAATTCTGATTGTGCAAAATGTGTAATACCAATGCGAACTTTACCGTCTTCTGTTTTAACCCATTCGTGCTCTTCTGAGTATTTTAAGTCTTTAGGTGTTGTCATGATATACCCCTCTCAATTTGTTATACATTCATTTATAATATTCACATATTTTCATTGTAAAAACAAGCTACTTTATATGCTTTTCCAAATATGTTCAAACTCTTCTTCCTTGAATCCTAGCGTTAAATGTTCTCCATCAAACACAAGTGGTCTTTTGATTAGCATCCCATCAGAGGAAAGAGTTTCAATTTGTTCTATTTCTGTCATATTTGGAAGCTTGTCTTTCAATTGCAATTCACGATATTTTGTACCACTCGTATTAAACAATTTTTTTAAATCTATTTTAGTTGTAGCTAGAATCTCTTTGATCATTTTTTTTGAAGGAGGTGTTTCAACAATATGATTATTTTCAAATTCAACACCATTATCTCTTAGCCATTTACTGGCCTTATTGCATGTACTACACTTTGGATATCCAAAAAATTGAATCGTCATATCTCTCACCTTTTTTCTTTTTATCATATCATAATACCATGGTAATAGTATTATGCGACGAGCTTCGCGCAGGAGCACATGGTTTTGACCATTGCTGGCTTACAATGGGAAGAAAAACGCTAGCGTCCTTTAAGTGCATTTTGTCTTCTCTATTTCTAGAGTGCTTTGGACGAAACATTTGCTACACTATTACAGTTAGAGTAATGGATCGTGAAGTGACTGCGTCACTTCACGATCCATTTTTTTTCGGTAATCTTGTGACGGATGTTTGTCCGTCGCCTTCTTGAAAAATATAAAGACATTATGCATTTGTTTTGGTTAATGAGAGAATAAATCCTTTCCTATTCTTTTAAAAGCGGATGAAGATGCAATTTCATCCGCTCAGCGCTTCTTTAATAATGGATGCTATCTATTTTTCTCTAGTACCACCTACTCAAATGATACACCCACTGATCCGTGTATACTGTGTACGGTAAAACTAAAAAAACTAAAGATCTAACCCTTGAAATTATACTATGAATCCTTACTATTACTGGATTCTTAGCGATAGCTGGGCAAAATCTTCTTGTTAGGTACTACTCACTTAATAGATTGTAGTGAAAGGTGGCGACTCCAGACGGAGGCCGACAGGATGTTGGTCACGAAGGTGTTGCCACACGATGTGGCGCTCTTAGCCTTCGTTCCTCGGAAACAGATGTGCCATCGCAAACGACGCGAATGCGGCGCCCCCGCGGAACGCGTCCACCTAAAACGAAAATCCGCGGTATTATATAATTCTTTAATGTACTATGAACACGGGTTTCGCATTACGATAATCCATATACTTTCTTATCTTTCAAAAAAGCCGATTCACATAGAATCGGCTTTTTATCTTTATTAAACGATGTATTTTTCTGCATCAATTAATTTAACAGATGCTTCACGTTTTTTAAGAATTAAATTATATGGCGTGTTACGAGTTAATTTACGTAATGCAGAAATCATCATGCGTAAAGTATCACCTTCAACAGATGCAATCAGCGTCTCTTTCGCTGCTTTTTCAATCTCATCAAATGCTTCTTGGCAGAAAATTTGTGTATATAGTAGTTTTTGCTGTGCCTTTTCTACTCCATCACGACCAATCGCTTTTTCTGTACGTAATAAAGCAGATTCCATTGCAAATAAATTATTGGCAATATTTGCGATGTTAACTAATACTTCTTGTTCTGCCTCTAACTTTGTACCAAAACGTTGTGCAGCAAGACCAGCAGCAAGTAACCCGATTTTCTTCGCATTGGCTACTAGTACTTTTTCTTGTGCAAGTGGCTCTTCACTTACTTCTTCTGGCATCATCATTAACAGCTCTTCTTGTAAGCTTTGTGCCTTCTGAAGAAGTGGCAACTCACCTTTCATTGCTTTCTTCAAAAACGTACCCGGAACGATAAGACGGTTAATTTCGTTTGTTCCTTCAAAAATGCGATTAATGCGGGAGTCCCGATAAATGCGCTCCACTTCGTATTCTTGCATAAAGCCATATCCACCGTGAAGCTGAACTGCTTCGTCTGCGATATAGTCTAATACTTCTGAACCTACTACTTTATTAATAGAGCATTCAATTGCATACTCCGCAATAGAAGCTGCAATTGCTTTTCCGTCTTTTTGTTCTTCTTCACTTAATTGACTCATACGATCCTCAAAATATCCAACCGTACGATAGATTAAACTTTCAGTCGCATATAGTTTAGAAGCCATAGTTGCTAATTTTTGTTTCGTTAAATTAAAAGAAGAGATCGGTGTTTTAAATTGTTGACGCTGGTTTGTATAAGTAATAGCTAATTCAAGTGCACGTTTAGAACCTCCAACAGTACCTACCCCTAATTTGTAGCGGCCGATGTTCAATATATTAAAGGCAATTACGTGACCGCGCCCGATTTCCCCTAGTAGGTTTTCCACTGGCACTTCCGCATCTTGTAAAATAAGTGTTCGAGTGGAAGAAGATTTAATACCCATTTTCTTCTCTTCTGCACCAACGGAAACGCCAGGAAATTCACGGTCTACGATGAATGCGGAGAATTTATCTCCATCTATTTTTGCATAAACAACAAATACATCTGCGAATCCTGCATTTGTAATCCATTGCTTCTCCCCATTTAAAATGTAATGAGTACCTTCTGTATTTAATTTCGCAGTAGTTTTTGCTCCTAATGCATCGGAACCTGAACCTGGCTCTGTTAACGCATAAGCAAAAATTTTCTCACCCGATGCTGAGTTTGGTAAATACTTTTGTTTTTGCTCTTCATTGCCAAATAAAACGATAGGCAAAGTACCGATTCCTACATGTGCGCCGTGCGTGATAGAAAAACCACCAGCTACAGATAGTTTCTCTGCAATTAAAGCAGATGAAATTTTATCTAATGCAAGGCCGCCATATTCTTCAGGAATATCAGCTGCAAGTAAACCTAGATCTCCTGCCTCTTTTAATAAACGGACCGAATGCTCAAACTCGTGATGTTCTAATTTTTCAACAACAGGTAACACTCGACTTTTCACATAGTCATCTGCTGTTTTAGCAATCATCTTTTGCTCATCAGAAAAATCCTCTGGAGTAAATACTCGACTTGCATCTATGTCTTCTACTAAGAAACTTCCGCCTTTAATTACATCCTTAACTACAGTCATGTTCATTTCCCCCTGTTTGAATGATAAATTAGTTTATAATAGCTCAAACACTCCGGCAGCTCCCATTCCCCCGCCGATACACATCGTAACAACACCAAACTGTTTCCCTTGACGTTTTAATTCACTAATTAATTTTAAAGATAATATAGTTCCAGTTGCACCAAGTGGATGTCCTAATGCGATTGCTCCACCATTTACATTTACTTTATCTATATCAATTCCTAAATGACGGACTACTTGAATTGCTTGCGAAGCAAATGCTTCATTAACTTCCCAAACATCGATATCTTCTATTGATAATCCGGCTAGTTTCAATGCTTTTGGTACCGCTACAATCGGACCAATCCCCATTACTTCTGGTGGAACGCCGCCTACTGCGAATGAACGGAATTTTGCGATTGGTTTTAATCCTTGTGCTTCTGCTACTTCACGGTCCATCACTAGAACTGCCCCTGCTCCGTCTGAAGTTTGAGAAGCATTTCCTGCTGTTACTGATCCCCGTACATTAAACACTGGACGTAATTTAGCAAGTGTTTCAACCGAAGTCCCAACTCGAACCCCTTCATCCATTTCGAATAAAAACTTTTTCACTTGTGCTTTATTATTTTCATCCACAAAATGCTTCACTACTTCGACAGGAACGATATCATCATTAAACTTACCTGCTGCAATCGCTGCTGCCGCAAGTTCATGAGAACGTACTGCAAAAGCATCTTGATCTGCACGGCTTACACCATACTTGCTCGCAACTTGCTCAGCCGTATGCCCCATTCCCATATAATATTGTGGTGCGGTTTCCGCTAGATGTGCATTGGGACGAATGGTATTCCCCATCATCGGTACCATACTCATCGACTCTACTCCACCAGCAATAATTGCTTCCGAAGAACCGAGCATGATTCGTTCCGCTGCATATGCAATGGTTTGCAATCCCGAAGAACAAAAACGATTTATTGTAATAGCAGGGGTTGAATCGGGAAGACCTGCTAATGCTCCGATATTTCGAGCCACATTCATCCCTTGCTCGGCTTCTGGCATTGCACACCCTAATATTAAATCATCGATTGGGCCATCATAGCCCCCTGCTCTTTTCAACGTTTCCCTTACAACTAAAGCTCCAAAATCATCTGGACGAACTGTTGCTAAAGATCCTTTTTTCGCTTTTCCTATTGGTGTTCTTGCACCTGCTACGATAACTGCTTCACGCATATGTTTTCCTCCTTTAACCTGAACGCAAAATTAGTTGCGTAATGGCTTACCTTTCACTAGCATATACTGCATTCTTGCTTGTGATTTTGGGTCAGCAACTAAACTTAAGAAAGCTTCACGTTCTAAATTAAGTAAATATTGTTCATCCACTAAAGTGCCGTATGGAACTTCGCCACCCGCAATGACATATGCAAGCTTTTTCGCTATTTTCAAGTCATGGTCACTAATATAGCCAGATAAGAACATCCCCTCTGCTCCTAACAATAAAGTTGCATAACCAGGTGAACCTGTTACAGGTACTTTTTCGCGAATTGGCGCTTTATATCCAGCTTCCGAAAGGGAAAGTGCTGCCTGTTTTGCATCATATAATTGATGGTCGGGATTCACACTAATTCCATCTGCAAAGTTCAAGAAATTATTTTCCCGAGCTTCTTCTCCAGAAGTCGAAACTTTCGCCATGGCAATTGTTTCAAATACTTTGTTTGCAACATTTTGGTAGTCTACTTGAACACCATTCGGAAGGCCTTTTAAATGTTTCATATATAGTTCTTTGTTTCCGCCACCACCAGGGATTAAACCAACCCCTACTTCTACAAGTCCCATGTATGTTTCGGTTGTTGCTTGAATATGCGCTGCTGGCAAGCAAGCTTCTGCTCCTCCTCCCAATGTCATAGCAAACGGTGCTGAAACAACAGGTTTAGAAGAATATTTTATTTTCATCATCGCATTTTGAAAGCTGCGAACAACAAAATCTAATTCAAAAATATTATCATCTTGCGCTTCCATTAAGATCATTCCAAGGTTGGCCCCTACACTAAAGTTTTTTCCTTGGTTTCCAATGACAAGACCCTTATAATTCTTTTCTACTTCATCTATAGCAAAGTTAATCATCTGGACGATATCTATCCCGATAGAGTTTGACTTAGAGTGAAATTCAAGTAGTGCAATTCCGCCTCCTAAGTCTATTAAACTTGCACCCGCATTGGATTTAATGACACCATGCTTTTTCTTATATCTTTTCAAATCAATTACTTTTTCATTTACAGGAACTATTTTGTAGTCATTCCCATCGAAAAAGTAAAGGTCTCCATTTTCTTCTTTATAGAAGGAATCGAATCCTTTATCTAACAATGATTGAGCGAAATACGGAATTTCTAGCCCTTCCGCCTTCATTTTTTCAACGGATTCGTTTACGCCAATTGCATCCCATATTTCAAACGGACCTTGTTGCCAACCAAATCCCCATTTCATAGCTTGGTCAATTGCTACGATATCATCTGCAATTTCTCCGTGAAGCGCAGCAGAATATAGAAGTGTTGGACTTAAAATACTCCATAAAAGTTCTCCAGTACGATCCTTTGCATACGTCAATGTTTTCACTTTTGCTGCAAGACCTTTTTGTAGTTTAGCCATTTCCATGGATGGAGTTGTTAGTTTTTTTACTGGTTCATATTCA
The nucleotide sequence above comes from Psychrobacillus glaciei. Encoded proteins:
- a CDS encoding 3-hydroxyacyl-CoA dehydrogenase/enoyl-CoA hydratase family protein — protein: MAYQIKKAAVLGSGVMGSGIAAHLANIGIPTLLLDIVPNEINNEEQTKGLSLEHPTVRNRFAQTAIQKLLKQKPAPLTSIKNLQLITAGNLEDDLEKLKDVDWIIEVVVENLEVKKSLYEKIDAVRKAGTIVSSNTSGISVNAMVEGRSEDFGKHFLGTHFFNPPRYLKLLEVIPAKTTDAEVVEFMKQYGEDVLGKGVVIAKDTPNFIANRIGTYGLLVSLREMQLRGYSVGEVDSVTGPLIGRPKSATFRTLDVVGLDTFAHVAKNVHDLTSGEEQKVFEVPAFLQKMLENKWLGAKTGQGFFLKKDKEILELNIDTLEYEPVKKLTTPSMEMAKLQKGLAAKVKTLTYAKDRTGELLWSILSPTLLYSAALHGEIADDIVAIDQAMKWGFGWQQGPFEIWDAIGVNESVEKMKAEGLEIPYFAQSLLDKGFDSFYKEENGDLYFFDGNDYKIVPVNEKVIDLKRYKKKHGVIKSNAGASLIDLGGGIALLEFHSKSNSIGIDIVQMINFAIDEVEKNYKGLVIGNQGKNFSVGANLGMILMEAQDDNIFELDFVVRSFQNAMMKIKYSSKPVVSAPFAMTLGGGAEACLPAAHIQATTETYMGLVEVGVGLIPGGGGNKELYMKHLKGLPNGVQVDYQNVANKVFETIAMAKVSTSGEEARENNFLNFADGISVNPDHQLYDAKQAALSLSEAGYKAPIREKVPVTGSPGYATLLLGAEGMFLSGYISDHDLKIAKKLAYVIAGGEVPYGTLVDEQYLLNLEREAFLSLVADPKSQARMQYMLVKGKPLRN